Proteins found in one Stigmatopora nigra isolate UIUO_SnigA chromosome 15, RoL_Snig_1.1, whole genome shotgun sequence genomic segment:
- the kcnh6a gene encoding potassium voltage-gated channel subfamily H member 6a isoform X2: MENVESACIVIVVVVKMPVRRGHVALQNTYLDTIIRKFDEQNRKFVIANAQMKNCGIIYCNEAFCQMFGFTRAEIMQQPCTCQFLVGPGTMKSALAQLAQALLGSEERKVEILYYAKEGTCRPCTVDVVPVKNEESVVIMFILDFHEMVDRTIKKSGLRQRVSQGLLFCQNRRLKMRLPVLRSMRRQSLPKDQFEGVVVDYLQPDGEEVPLKDFHIPSKENCMQSETEALIEQDLDPPTPVAQPSAKRRSLLTERPDAGTPLPRGSISQSSSRQSVRSMRRASSLDDVDPKKSEWSAGPGQSRKNSSLKPSGINSTSDSDLMRHRTIGRIPQVTLTFGSDRVRPPSPGEIEFIAPSKIRTQNVTEKVTQVTQVLSLGADVLPEYKLQAPRIHRWTILHYSPFKAMWDWLILLLVIYTAIFTPYSAAFLLNEVEEDRRRTCGYTCNPLNVVDLVVDVMFIVDILINFRTTYVNRNDEVVSHPGRIAQHYFKGWFLIDIVAAIPFDLLIFRSGSEEPQTTTLIGLLKTARLLRLVRVARKLDRYSEYGAAVLFLLMCTFALIAHWLACIWYAIGNVERTGTARVGVLKIGWLDNLAEQIGKQYNDSDAASGPSIKDKYVTALYFTFSSLTSVGFGNVSPNTNPEKIFSICVMLIGSLMYASIFGNVSAIIQRLYSGTARYHTQMLRVKEFIRFHQIPGGLRQRLEEYFQHAWSYTNGIDMNAVLKGFPECLQADICLHLNRTLMQQCKAFRGANKGCLRALAIRFKTTHAPPGDTLVHSGDILTALYFISGGSIEILRDDTVVAILGKNDIFGESVSMYGRPGKSSADVRALTYCDLHKIHRDDLMEVLDMYPDFAETFWHNLEVTFNLRDALGFEPRTKGLAD; encoded by the exons ATGGAGAATGTCG AAAGTGCGTGCATTGTCATCGTCGTGGTTGTCAAGATGCCCGTGAGACGCGGTCACGTCGCCCTCCAGAACACTTATCTCGACACCATCATCCGGAAATTCGACGAACAAA ATCGCAAGTTTGTGATTGCCAACGCCCAGATGAAGAACTGCGGCATCATCTACTGCAACGAGGCCTTCTGCCAGATGTTCGGCTTCACCCGAGCTGAGATCATGCAGCAACCTTGCACTTGCCAGTTTCTAGTGGGACCCGGCACCATGAAGAGTGCGCTAGCTCAGCTGGCTCAAGCCTTGCTGGGCTCCGAAGAGCGCAAAGTGGAAATCCTCTACTACGCCAAGGAAG GTACGTGCAGGCCGTGCACGGTGGACGTGGTCCCGGTAAAGAACGAGGAAAGCGTGGTCATCATGTTCATCCTGGACTTCCACGAGATGGTGGACCGCACCATCAAGAAATCTGGATTGAGGCAGCGTGTCAGCCAAGGCCTGCTCTTTT GTCAGAATCGCAGGCTGAAAATGCGACTACCAGTTTTGCGCTCCATGCGGCGCCAGTCGCTGCCCAAAGATCAATTTGAAGGAGTGGTGGTGGACTACCTGCAG CCCGACGGCGAGGAGGTCCCCTTAAAGGATTTCCATATCCCGTCCAAGGAGAACTGCATGCAGTCCGAGACGGAGGCCCTGATCGAGCAAGACCTGGATCCGCCCACTCCCGTGGCCCAACCCTCCGCCAAGCGCCGTTCTCTTTTGACGGAGCGCCCGGACGCGGGCACGCCGTTACCCAGGGGGTCTATATCCCAGAGCAGCTCGCGTCAAAGCGTCCGTAGCATGCGGCGGGCCTCCTCGCTGGATGACGTGGACCCGAAGAAATCCGAATGGAGCGCCGGACCCGGCCAAAGCCGGAAAAACAGTA gtcTGAAGCCGAGCGGCATAAATTCGACTTCAGACTCCGACCTGATGAGGCACCGAACCATCGGGCGCATCCCCCAGGTGACGCTCACCTTTGGATCAGATCGCGTCAGACCGCCTTCGCCCGGCGAGATCGAGTTCATCGCGCCCAGCAAAATCAGGACGCAGAATGTCACCGAGAAGGTGACTCAAGTAACGCAG GTGCTGTCACTGGGCGCCGACGTTCTCCCCGAATACAAACTCCAAGCGCCTCGCATCCACCGCTGGACCATCCTCCACTACAGCCCCTTCAAGGCCATGTGGGATTGGCTAATCCTACTTCTGGTCATCTACACGGCCATCTTCACGCCCTACTCGGCCGCCTTCCTCCTCAACGAGGTGGAGGAAGACCGTCGCCGTACGTGCGGTTACACGTGCAACCCGCTCAACGTGGTGGACCTGGTGGTGGACGTGATGTTCATCGTGGACATCCTGATCAACTTCCGCACCACTTACGTCAACCGCAACGACGAGGTGGTCAGCCACCCGGGCCGCATCGCCCAGCACTACTTCAAGGGATGGTTCCTCATCGACATCGTGGCCGCCATCCCCTTCGACCTGCTCATCTTCCGCTCCGGCTCTGAAGAG CCTCAGACCACCACCCTGATCGGCCTTCTGAAGACGGCGCGCCTACTCCGCTTGGTACGCGTGGCCCGCAAGCTAGACCGCTACTCTGAGTACGGCGCGGCCGTGCTCTTCCTGCTCATGTGCACCTTTGCCCTGATCGCCCACTGGCTGGCGTGCATCTGGTACGCCATCGGCAACGTGGAGCGCACCGGCACGGCCCGCGTGGGCGTCCTGAAGATCGGCTGGCTGGACAACCTGGCCGAGCAGATCGGGAAGCAGTACAACGACAGCGACGCCGCATCGGGCCCGTCCATCAAGGACAAGTACGTGACGGCGCTCTACTTCACCTTCAGCAGCCTCACCAGCGTGGGTTTCGGGAACGTCTCGCCCAATACCAACCCCGAGAAGATTTTCTCCATCTGCGTCATGCTCATCGGAT CACTGATGTACGCCAGCATTTTCGGCAACGTGTCGGCCATCATCCAGAGGCTGTACTCGGGCACGGCGCGCTACCACACGCAGATGCTGCGCGTCAAAGAGTTTATCCGCTTCCATCAAATCCCCGGCGGGCTACGGCAGCGTCTGGAGGAGTACTTCCAGCACGCCTGGTCCTACACCAATGGCATCGACATGAACGCC gTCCTGAAGGGCTTCCCCGAATGCCTGCAAGCCGACATTTGCCTGCACCTGAACCGCACGCTGATGCAGCAGTGCAAAGCATTCCGGGGCGCCAACAAAGGCTGCCTGAGGGCGTTGGCCATCCGCTTCAAGACCACCCACGCCCCGCCGGGCGACACCCTGGTTCACAGCGGCGACATTCTCACCGCCCTCTACTTCATCTCCGGCGGCTCCATCGAGATCCTCCGAGATGACACGGTGGTGGCCATACTAG GAAAAAACGACATCTTTGGCGAGTCGGTCAGCATGTACGGCAGGCCCGGCAAGTCGAGCGCCGACGTGCGGGCGCTGACGTACTGCGACCTTCACAAGATCCACAGGGATGACTTGATGGAGGTCCTTGACATGTACCCTGACTTTGCAGAGACCTTTTGGCACAACCTGGAGGTCACCTTTAACCTGAGAGAT gcactgggatttgaacccaggaccaaaggattggcagactga
- the kcnh6a gene encoding potassium voltage-gated channel subfamily H member 6a isoform X1: MENVESACIVIVVVVKMPVRRGHVALQNTYLDTIIRKFDEQNRKFVIANAQMKNCGIIYCNEAFCQMFGFTRAEIMQQPCTCQFLVGPGTMKSALAQLAQALLGSEERKVEILYYAKEGTCRPCTVDVVPVKNEESVVIMFILDFHEMVDRTIKKSGLRQRVSQGLLFCQNRRLKMRLPVLRSMRRQSLPKDQFEGVVVDYLQPDGEEVPLKDFHIPSKENCMQSETEALIEQDLDPPTPVAQPSAKRRSLLTERPDAGTPLPRGSISQSSSRQSVRSMRRASSLDDVDPKKSEWSAGPGQSRKNSSLKPSGINSTSDSDLMRHRTIGRIPQVTLTFGSDRVRPPSPGEIEFIAPSKIRTQNVTEKVTQVTQVLSLGADVLPEYKLQAPRIHRWTILHYSPFKAMWDWLILLLVIYTAIFTPYSAAFLLNEVEEDRRRTCGYTCNPLNVVDLVVDVMFIVDILINFRTTYVNRNDEVVSHPGRIAQHYFKGWFLIDIVAAIPFDLLIFRSGSEEPQTTTLIGLLKTARLLRLVRVARKLDRYSEYGAAVLFLLMCTFALIAHWLACIWYAIGNVERTGTARVGVLKIGWLDNLAEQIGKQYNDSDAASGPSIKDKYVTALYFTFSSLTSVGFGNVSPNTNPEKIFSICVMLIGSLMYASIFGNVSAIIQRLYSGTARYHTQMLRVKEFIRFHQIPGGLRQRLEEYFQHAWSYTNGIDMNAVLKGFPECLQADICLHLNRTLMQQCKAFRGANKGCLRALAIRFKTTHAPPGDTLVHSGDILTALYFISGGSIEILRDDTVVAILGKNDIFGESVSMYGRPGKSSADVRALTYCDLHKIHRDDLMEVLDMYPDFAETFWHNLEVTFNLRDVDRLNQPSPSKESECSSRRARRRCRGSPRRRNRPDGTDREEAYAEQSCPLASRHRLVRSRWDEACSSQTFSSESSDEEVKRRRRNAKGESRAPTAAAAGDARDYPCGTVNLLPHDRPSPGMAKPLDLAGPPYSATVPPVGAPGLYGFWSDRRASQYSEAQRRSSATGRTAGFQTIPVCSDERSGELGSRLEVLQSQLNRLESRMMADITVILQLLQRQMAPVPPAYSAVSPSPLPATLFGTAASSLRPVPSMMDSAALLLQSPESDSKSKDSLSSGIHVTAATSDDTTSLTPPGLEAPGPLDAARRCPSLPENLEVTSDEREIPRHVSDPILPGRPSVAGSRLS, translated from the exons ATGGAGAATGTCG AAAGTGCGTGCATTGTCATCGTCGTGGTTGTCAAGATGCCCGTGAGACGCGGTCACGTCGCCCTCCAGAACACTTATCTCGACACCATCATCCGGAAATTCGACGAACAAA ATCGCAAGTTTGTGATTGCCAACGCCCAGATGAAGAACTGCGGCATCATCTACTGCAACGAGGCCTTCTGCCAGATGTTCGGCTTCACCCGAGCTGAGATCATGCAGCAACCTTGCACTTGCCAGTTTCTAGTGGGACCCGGCACCATGAAGAGTGCGCTAGCTCAGCTGGCTCAAGCCTTGCTGGGCTCCGAAGAGCGCAAAGTGGAAATCCTCTACTACGCCAAGGAAG GTACGTGCAGGCCGTGCACGGTGGACGTGGTCCCGGTAAAGAACGAGGAAAGCGTGGTCATCATGTTCATCCTGGACTTCCACGAGATGGTGGACCGCACCATCAAGAAATCTGGATTGAGGCAGCGTGTCAGCCAAGGCCTGCTCTTTT GTCAGAATCGCAGGCTGAAAATGCGACTACCAGTTTTGCGCTCCATGCGGCGCCAGTCGCTGCCCAAAGATCAATTTGAAGGAGTGGTGGTGGACTACCTGCAG CCCGACGGCGAGGAGGTCCCCTTAAAGGATTTCCATATCCCGTCCAAGGAGAACTGCATGCAGTCCGAGACGGAGGCCCTGATCGAGCAAGACCTGGATCCGCCCACTCCCGTGGCCCAACCCTCCGCCAAGCGCCGTTCTCTTTTGACGGAGCGCCCGGACGCGGGCACGCCGTTACCCAGGGGGTCTATATCCCAGAGCAGCTCGCGTCAAAGCGTCCGTAGCATGCGGCGGGCCTCCTCGCTGGATGACGTGGACCCGAAGAAATCCGAATGGAGCGCCGGACCCGGCCAAAGCCGGAAAAACAGTA gtcTGAAGCCGAGCGGCATAAATTCGACTTCAGACTCCGACCTGATGAGGCACCGAACCATCGGGCGCATCCCCCAGGTGACGCTCACCTTTGGATCAGATCGCGTCAGACCGCCTTCGCCCGGCGAGATCGAGTTCATCGCGCCCAGCAAAATCAGGACGCAGAATGTCACCGAGAAGGTGACTCAAGTAACGCAG GTGCTGTCACTGGGCGCCGACGTTCTCCCCGAATACAAACTCCAAGCGCCTCGCATCCACCGCTGGACCATCCTCCACTACAGCCCCTTCAAGGCCATGTGGGATTGGCTAATCCTACTTCTGGTCATCTACACGGCCATCTTCACGCCCTACTCGGCCGCCTTCCTCCTCAACGAGGTGGAGGAAGACCGTCGCCGTACGTGCGGTTACACGTGCAACCCGCTCAACGTGGTGGACCTGGTGGTGGACGTGATGTTCATCGTGGACATCCTGATCAACTTCCGCACCACTTACGTCAACCGCAACGACGAGGTGGTCAGCCACCCGGGCCGCATCGCCCAGCACTACTTCAAGGGATGGTTCCTCATCGACATCGTGGCCGCCATCCCCTTCGACCTGCTCATCTTCCGCTCCGGCTCTGAAGAG CCTCAGACCACCACCCTGATCGGCCTTCTGAAGACGGCGCGCCTACTCCGCTTGGTACGCGTGGCCCGCAAGCTAGACCGCTACTCTGAGTACGGCGCGGCCGTGCTCTTCCTGCTCATGTGCACCTTTGCCCTGATCGCCCACTGGCTGGCGTGCATCTGGTACGCCATCGGCAACGTGGAGCGCACCGGCACGGCCCGCGTGGGCGTCCTGAAGATCGGCTGGCTGGACAACCTGGCCGAGCAGATCGGGAAGCAGTACAACGACAGCGACGCCGCATCGGGCCCGTCCATCAAGGACAAGTACGTGACGGCGCTCTACTTCACCTTCAGCAGCCTCACCAGCGTGGGTTTCGGGAACGTCTCGCCCAATACCAACCCCGAGAAGATTTTCTCCATCTGCGTCATGCTCATCGGAT CACTGATGTACGCCAGCATTTTCGGCAACGTGTCGGCCATCATCCAGAGGCTGTACTCGGGCACGGCGCGCTACCACACGCAGATGCTGCGCGTCAAAGAGTTTATCCGCTTCCATCAAATCCCCGGCGGGCTACGGCAGCGTCTGGAGGAGTACTTCCAGCACGCCTGGTCCTACACCAATGGCATCGACATGAACGCC gTCCTGAAGGGCTTCCCCGAATGCCTGCAAGCCGACATTTGCCTGCACCTGAACCGCACGCTGATGCAGCAGTGCAAAGCATTCCGGGGCGCCAACAAAGGCTGCCTGAGGGCGTTGGCCATCCGCTTCAAGACCACCCACGCCCCGCCGGGCGACACCCTGGTTCACAGCGGCGACATTCTCACCGCCCTCTACTTCATCTCCGGCGGCTCCATCGAGATCCTCCGAGATGACACGGTGGTGGCCATACTAG GAAAAAACGACATCTTTGGCGAGTCGGTCAGCATGTACGGCAGGCCCGGCAAGTCGAGCGCCGACGTGCGGGCGCTGACGTACTGCGACCTTCACAAGATCCACAGGGATGACTTGATGGAGGTCCTTGACATGTACCCTGACTTTGCAGAGACCTTTTGGCACAACCTGGAGGTCACCTTTAACCTGAGAGAT GTAGATCGATTAAACCAGCCAAGCCCAAGCAAGGAGTCCGAGTGCAGCTCCCGTCGCGCGCGGAGGCGCTGTAGAGGCTCCCCTCGACGGCGCAATCGACCTG ATGGCACGGACCGGGAGGAGGCGTACGCCGAGCAATCTTGCCCGTTAGCCAGTCGCCACCGCTTGGTCAGGTCACGCTGGGACGAGGCGTGCAGCAGCCAAACTTTTTCCTCCGAGTCCAGCGACGAGGAGGTGAAGAGACGGAGGCGCAATGCCAAGGGGGAGTCTCGTGCccccacggcggcggcggcgggggatgCCAGAGATTACCCTTGTGGCACTGTCAACCTCCTCCCACATGACAGACCTTCTCCTGGGATGGCAAAGCCTTTGGACCTGGCTGGTCCACCATACTCAG CAACAGTTCCTCCGGTTGGCGCTCCGGGACTTTACGGTTTCTGGTCGGACCGCCGAGCCAGCCAGTACTCCGAGGCCCAGAGACGCTCGTCGGCGACGGGCAGGACCGCCGGATTCCAGACCATCCCGGTTTGTTCCGACGAGCGGTCCGGCGAGCTCGGCTCCAGACTGGAAGTTCTGCAGTCACAGTTGAATCG ACTGGAGAGCCGGATGATGGCTGACATCACCGTCATTCTGCAGCTGCTTCAGCGTCAGATGGCGCCAGTTCCGCCCGCCTACAGCGCCGTGTCTCCCAGTCCGCTACCCGCTACCTTGTTCGGCACGGCAGCATCCTCATTACGTCCCGTCCCTTCCATGATGGACAGCGCCGCTTTGCTCCTGCAG AGTCCGGAGTCCGATTCCAAGTCCAAGGATTCGCTGTCCAGCGGGATCCACGTGACGGCAGCCACTTCGGATGACACCACATCCCTGACGCCACCCGGGCTTGAGGCTCCGGGGCCGTTAGACGCCGCCCGTCGCTGCCCGTCACTCCCCGAAAACCTGGAGGTGACCTCGGATGAGCGGGAGATTCCGAGGCACGTGTCGGATCCGATCCTGCCGGGTAGACCGTCAGTGGCCGGGTCCAGACTGTCGTGA
- the LOC144208322 gene encoding transmembrane protein 265-like: protein MSHSPHTTIKVDEDTPLNTMPGSAESHKSQLGKKNGCITSAFCQDHHHRKLAISSIICGISCIGIMALINSVKAEKELDIEASTRFSHRSKRLAIIAIVLWLTVLALAPALMALISYLITLKD, encoded by the exons ATGTCCCACTCACCTCACACTACCATAAAGGTAGACGAAGACACACCGTTGAACACCATGCCAGGCTCGGCAGAATCACACAAAAGCCAGttggggaagaaaaatggcTGCATTACGAGCGCCTTCTGCCAAGACCATCATCATCGGAAGCTGGCCATCAGCAGCATCATTTGTGGCATCTCCTGCATTGGAATCATGGCACTCATCAACTCGGTCAAG GCAGAAAAGGAGTTGGACATAGAGGCGTCAACACGGTTTTCCCACCGGTCTAAAAGACTGGCCATCATCGCCATCGTCCTTTGGCTCACCGTTTTAGCTCTGGCGCCAGCACTGATGGCGCTCATCTCCTACTTGATCACTTTGAAAGACTAA